A stretch of DNA from Patescibacteria group bacterium:
CTTGGGTTGTAATTCGGAAAATCTTTCTTGGAGTCTTTTGATGCAGGCCTTGATCATTTGTTTTCCTCTTTGCGCATTATATGTTAAATGCGTCGCTTCCAGTATTGCATCGGCCTGCAATATCCCGAATTTTTCTGCTCGAGTCTTCTTTTTTGGCATGGACCACCTCCCTCGTTGGCTTTTAAAAAATATTCGTCTTGTTTAGTTAGCCTAAATGAACTAGACTTAAATAAAGAACAACAATACAAATTCCTGCTATCGGAACAGAAAAAAGAAATGATGGGGTATTATCTTCTTCTTTTACTCTCATCCTGTGCCAAATATCCACAGCAGTATCAATAAGAATGCTGCTACTCACTATAATGATAGCCATTTTAAAGAGCATACTCATAAATATTTCTTTGGGTGTCATATTATCTTTCCTCCTTTATTTTTTTATTTAGTTTTGTAGGTGCTGTATCTATGAGGAAATCTATATTAAGAAAGGTAAAAATGCAAGTAAAGCTAAACGGCTCAGCCGGTTGAATTGTTGAGTTGTGGAAATCGGTCGCTACGTAGCCATGTGATTTTTAAAACGGGAATCGGTCAGGAGTATTTTTTCTGACGAAAAAATCTCACGACCCTGCCTCGCGGTGTTCGCCTTTCGTCCGCCATATAGCGGACTCAAACTCACACAACGCTCCGGCTTTCGATTCCCGACGCGAGGCAAGCAGTTGCCTCGCTCCACTTACACAGCGCAAAACGAAAACCACCCTTTCGGGTGGCTCGTTTTGGCTGTGGAAGTGGCGGGAATCGAACCCGCGTCCAGTGGTCTCCTGTGAAAACACGTCTACAAACTTATCTTTTTTATCGCCCGTAAAGTGCGTGGGCAATTTAAGAGTATAGGATCTAAAAAAGCAAAAGTCGTTATACTCCGATCCTCTTTGTTTCGAAAATTCGTCGAGGAAAGCGAATTCTCTATTTCGGTGATTTGACGCCCGCTTTACTTACCGAAAATAGATAAAGCTAGACGGCTTACGCAATAGCGTATGCTGGAGCAATGTCGTTAACTCCAAAATATGGAGAAACGGTTGCTTTTACAGTTTTAGCACTTATTTGTTTGCGATGTTTAACGAGCGTTCGCAAGCTCGGTTTGCAGTATTTTTAAGGTATGATCACTGTCGAAGCCAATCACTCCCCTAAAACATCCCTCTGGGATGTTCGTAAAATCTACCTCTTCATCTCTCTTTCTATATTCCTTTCGGTCTCTCTTTTCTTGATCGTCTCTCGTTTGTCAAATTTCTTCTTTCCTTTCACTAACCCTATCTCCATCTTTATCAATCTGCCCTTAGTATACACCGAAATAGGCACTATTGTCAAGCCTCTCTGTTGGGACTTCCCCGCCAAGTAAGAGAGCTCTTTTCTGTTTAAGAGGAGTCTTCTGGTGCGGTCAGGTTCATAAGTGGACGGAGCGTTGTGAGACTGGAAGGCCGGTATATCCATATTTACAACAAATGCCTCGTTCCCTCTCACGAGGACACGAGCGCCTGTAATAGAGCCGTGATTTGCTTTTAGCGACTTTACTTCAAAGCCAAAAAGCTCAATTCCCGCTTCAAATTTCTCAAGGACTTCATAGTCAAAATATACTTTTTTGTTTTGAATCAATGCCGGCATTGATTAATAATAACACAAATACTTTTTGTTTACTTTGCCGGCTTTTTCTATATAATAAACTTATATTATGGTAAAGATTCCTAAAATTCCTACAAAGATACCTGGGAAAAAAGGCGGTAAAAATATCGGAATAGGCCAATTTAGCAGGCACCTTATAACTGCTTTTCTTATTCTTATGCTTATTACCGGTGTCTACTCTATTATTTCCGAGCGTCAGAAAGATATTCCGGAGATAGCTTTGTCTGAACTTGTTTCTGATATCAATTCTGGCGCAGTTTCAAAAGTGACTATTGAGGGAGAGAAAATTAAGATTGAATTTAAAGATGGTACTTTAAAAAATTCTAAAAAGGAGGTTGAATCTTCACTTTCAGAGACCCTTTCAAATTATGGCGTTTCCACTGAAGAGCTTGGTAAAGTTAGTCTTGAAGTAAAAAATCCTTCAGATATTGCCTTTTATCTTCTGGCTTCTCTTCCTTTTCTTATCCCTGTTATCTTGATTGTCCTTTTCTTATATTTTGCATCACGTCAAGTTAAAGGTTCAAGTATGCAGATGTTCTCTTTTGGTCAGTCTAAGGCAAGGGTCATCTATCCTGATGATAAGGCGCAGAAAGTGACTTTCAATGATGTCGCCGGAGTGAAAGAAGCTAAAGAAGAATTAAAGGAGATTGTTGATTTCTTGAAAAATCCTAAGAAGTTTCTTGATATCGGCGCAAGGATCCCGAAGGGCGTCCTCTTGATGGGCGCGCCTGGCACCGGTAAGACCCTTCTGGCTCGGGCGGTGGCCGGTGAAGCGGGTGTGCCATTCTTCCATATCTCCGGTTCAGAGTTTGTAGAGATGTTTGTCGGTGTCGGCGCTTCCAGGGTGCGTGACCTTTTCCTTATGGCAAAGAAGGCCGCTCCATCAATAATTTTCATAGATGAGATAGATGCTGTTGGCCGTCATAGGGGCGGAGGCACTGGCGGCGGGCATGATGAACGCGAACAGACTCTCAATCAAATACTTGTTGAGATGGACGGCTTTGAACCGCATGAGAAAGTGATAGTGATGGCGGCGACAAACAGGCCAGACGTCTTAGATACTGCTCTTCTAAGGCCAGGGCGTTTTGATAGACGAGTGATGCTTGACCTGCCGGACATTAAAGACCGAGAAGAAATCTTAACTATCCATTCACATAAGAAGCCGTTTGCTGAGGATGTTAATTTGAAAGTTATTGCAGAGAGAACTCCCGGTTTCTCTGGGGCGGATCTTTATAGTCTTATGAATGAGGCGGCTATTCTTGCGGCTCGTGAAGACAGGAAGCATGTTTCGCAGTTTGATCTTATCAGGTCTATTGAGAAAGTGATGTTGGGACCTGAGAGGAAAAGTCGTCTTCTCTCTGAGGATGAGAAAAAGATTGCCGCTTATCATGAGGCCGGGCATGCTTTGGTGGCGTCAGTCTTGACGCATGCTGACCCTGTGCATAAAGTATCTGTAGTCTCTAGGGGTAGGGCGGCCGGCTACACACTGAAACTCCCGACAGAAGAAAGGCACTTGCACTCTAAGGCTCATTTTGTAGATGATATCGCTGTTTCTTTGGGAGGTTATATGGCAGAGAAGATGACCTTCGGAGATATTACGACTGGAGCGTCAAACGACCTTCAGGTGGCGACGAGCTTAGCGAGAGATTTGGTGACAAAATATGGCATGTCAGAGAAGGTTGGCCCTGTGGCTTGGGGTGATTATGAAGGCGCGCCGATATTAGGCGGAGCGTATTCTTCCGGTAAGAGTTACTCGG
This window harbors:
- the smpB gene encoding SsrA-binding protein SmpB — its product is MPALIQNKKVYFDYEVLEKFEAGIELFGFEVKSLKANHGSITGARVLVRGNEAFVVNMDIPAFQSHNAPSTYEPDRTRRLLLNRKELSYLAGKSQQRGLTIVPISVYTKGRLIKMEIGLVKGKKKFDKRETIKKRETERNIEREMKR
- the ftsH gene encoding ATP-dependent zinc metalloprotease FtsH, which translates into the protein MVKIPKIPTKIPGKKGGKNIGIGQFSRHLITAFLILMLITGVYSIISERQKDIPEIALSELVSDINSGAVSKVTIEGEKIKIEFKDGTLKNSKKEVESSLSETLSNYGVSTEELGKVSLEVKNPSDIAFYLLASLPFLIPVILIVLFLYFASRQVKGSSMQMFSFGQSKARVIYPDDKAQKVTFNDVAGVKEAKEELKEIVDFLKNPKKFLDIGARIPKGVLLMGAPGTGKTLLARAVAGEAGVPFFHISGSEFVEMFVGVGASRVRDLFLMAKKAAPSIIFIDEIDAVGRHRGGGTGGGHDEREQTLNQILVEMDGFEPHEKVIVMAATNRPDVLDTALLRPGRFDRRVMLDLPDIKDREEILTIHSHKKPFAEDVNLKVIAERTPGFSGADLYSLMNEAAILAAREDRKHVSQFDLIRSIEKVMLGPERKSRLLSEDEKKIAAYHEAGHALVASVLTHADPVHKVSVVSRGRAAGYTLKLPTEERHLHSKAHFVDDIAVSLGGYMAEKMTFGDITTGASNDLQVATSLARDLVTKYGMSEKVGPVAWGDYEGAPILGGAYSSGKSYSESIASLIDGEVSSFMNEGRDRAENVLKEHHDALKMIADELIEKETIEREEFEKILILNKIKPKRKKDTV